One region of Chryseobacterium muglaense genomic DNA includes:
- a CDS encoding pyridoxal phosphate-dependent decarboxylase family protein gives MNTVITEQLVSEKESLFPNLENLFCDINIHEYQNVMQKAQESVVAFLEDNNQPFSGVSPKDLRKQFENIDLNSYPQSYEEVFEEVRTLYTQHAIAFHHPKYVAHLNCPIVIPAVAAEMLISSINSSLDTWDQSAGGTLMEQKLIEWTCSEIGYGKNSDGIFTSGGSQSNLMGMLLARDYYSIKHFNHNIKKDGLPKNAHRFRIFVSEMAHFSIQKSASILGLGEQAVIKIKTDRSFKMNSILLEDAIQKEIENGNIPIAVVATAGTTDFGNIDPLVNISAIAKKYGMWFHVDAAYGCGLLLTEKYRHLINGIENADSVTVDYHKSFFQPVSSSGFLVKDRNYFTLITHYADYLNPKDHDENEIPNQVNKSIQTTRRFDALKLWFTLRIIGKKGLGNYIERIISTAKEAATLLENDPHFELLNRSDISALVFRYSADPFKTFDLSRINTYIKSQLYKNGNALVAGTKVNGQFYLKFTILNPLTTVEDIKSILITIKKYGNEYIEVN, from the coding sequence ATGAACACAGTTATTACCGAACAATTGGTTTCGGAAAAGGAAAGTCTTTTCCCAAATCTGGAGAACTTATTTTGTGATATCAACATTCACGAATACCAAAATGTAATGCAAAAAGCACAGGAAAGTGTAGTTGCATTTCTAGAAGACAACAACCAACCTTTCAGCGGAGTTTCTCCAAAAGACCTGAGAAAGCAGTTTGAAAACATCGACCTTAATAGTTATCCACAAAGTTATGAAGAGGTTTTCGAAGAGGTCAGAACGCTTTATACACAACACGCCATTGCTTTTCATCATCCAAAATACGTTGCTCACCTCAATTGTCCGATTGTTATTCCGGCGGTTGCTGCGGAAATGTTAATAAGTTCAATCAACTCTTCTCTTGATACTTGGGACCAAAGTGCAGGTGGAACTTTAATGGAGCAAAAATTAATCGAATGGACCTGCAGCGAGATCGGCTACGGAAAAAATTCGGACGGAATTTTTACAAGTGGCGGTTCTCAAAGTAACTTGATGGGGATGCTTTTGGCGAGAGATTATTATTCGATTAAACATTTTAATCATAACATCAAAAAAGACGGATTGCCGAAAAACGCTCACCGTTTCAGGATTTTTGTTTCAGAAATGGCGCATTTCAGCATTCAGAAAAGTGCTTCGATTTTAGGATTGGGCGAACAGGCCGTTATTAAAATTAAAACCGACCGGTCTTTCAAAATGAACAGTATTTTACTGGAAGATGCCATTCAAAAGGAAATCGAAAACGGAAACATTCCTATCGCAGTTGTTGCAACAGCAGGAACTACAGATTTTGGAAACATTGATCCATTGGTGAATATTTCAGCCATTGCAAAAAAATACGGAATGTGGTTTCACGTAGATGCAGCTTATGGCTGCGGATTGCTTTTGACTGAAAAATACCGCCATTTAATTAATGGAATTGAAAATGCAGATTCTGTAACCGTCGATTATCACAAATCATTCTTCCAGCCTGTAAGCAGCAGCGGTTTTTTGGTGAAAGACAGAAACTATTTCACCTTAATTACGCATTATGCGGATTATTTGAATCCAAAAGATCACGACGAAAATGAAATTCCAAATCAGGTTAATAAATCAATTCAAACGACAAGAAGATTCGATGCTTTGAAACTTTGGTTTACTTTAAGAATTATCGGTAAAAAAGGTCTCGGAAATTATATTGAAAGAATTATTTCGACTGCAAAAGAAGCTGCCACTCTTCTTGAAAATGATCCCCATTTTGAACTGTTGAACCGTTCAGATATTTCTGCTTTGGTTTTCCGATATTCGGCGGATCCTTTCAAAACTTTTGACTTGAGCAGAATCAATACGTATATCAAATCACAACTCTATAAAAACGGAAATGCTCTCGTTGCAGGAACAAAAGTCAACGGACAGTTTTATTTAAAATTTACCATTCTCAATCCTTTAACAACGGTTGAAGACATCAAATCAATCTTAATCACAATAAAAAAATACGGAAATGAATACATTGAAGTTAACTAA